Proteins encoded together in one Lathyrus oleraceus cultivar Zhongwan6 chromosome 5, CAAS_Psat_ZW6_1.0, whole genome shotgun sequence window:
- the LOC127081380 gene encoding subtilisin-like protease SBT2.3 encodes MKCPMWFWFFSVRTAATHTPQFLGMPQGAWSQNGGFDIAGEGVVIGFVDIGIDPSHPSIGDNKSQHPYPVPAHFSGICEVTRDFPSGSCNRKLVGARHFTASAITRGNTPKYGLIFHSSFIGRASAKNKGRMARYLANKCSIASRIDCFSEKGTSAFSEKLREQVEERLDF; translated from the coding sequence ATGAAGTGTCCAATGTGGTTTTGGTTTTTTTCTGTTAGAACAGCGGCTACACATACTCCACAATTTTTGGGTATGCCACAAGGAGCATGGTCTCAAAATGGTGGTTTTGATATTGCTGGAGAAGGAGTTGTTATTGGGTTTGTTGACATTGGAATAGATCCATCACACCCTAGTATCGGCGACAATAAATCTCAACATCCATATCCTGTTCCTGCTCATTTTTCTGGTATCTGCGAGGTTACTCGAGATTTTCCATCTGGCTCTTGCAATAGAAAACTTGTTGGGGCCCGTCATTTTACAGCATCTGCTATAACAAGAGGAAATACTCCCAAATATGGTCTGATATTCCACTCTTCTTTTATTGGTCGAGCATCTGCCAAAAACAAGGGCCGCATGGCTCGCTATCTTGCAAACAAATGCTCTATTGCATCTAGGATTGACTGCTTTTCTGAAAAGGGTACTTCAGCATTTAGTGAGAAACTCCGTGAGCAAGTTGAGGAGCGACTTGACTTCTGA